The following is a genomic window from Oncorhynchus nerka isolate Pitt River unplaced genomic scaffold, Oner_Uvic_2.0 unplaced_scaffold_1927, whole genome shotgun sequence.
atagtagcatcagatatagtagcatcagatatagtagcagcagatatagtagcagcagatatagtagcaccagatatagtagcaccagatatagtagcagatctTGTAGCATAagttatagtagcagcagatataataGCAGCAGaaatagtagcatcagatatagtagcatcagatatagtagcatcagatatagtagcagcagatatagtagcagtagatatagtagcagcagatataatagcagtagatatagtagcagatatagtagcatcagatatagtagcatcagatatagtagcagcagatatagtagcagatatagtagcagcagatatagtagcagtagatatagtagcatcagatatagtagcagcagatatagtagcagtagatatagtagcagcagatatagtagcaccagatatagtatatagtagcagatatagtagcagtagatatagtagcagcagatatagtagcagcagatatagtagcagcagatatagtagcagcagatatagtagcagatatagtagcagcagatatagtagcatcagatatagtagcagatatagtagcagatatagtagcagcagatatagtatcagcagatatagcagcagatatagtagcagtagatatagtagcagcagatatagtagcagcagatatagtagcagcagatatagtagcagcagatatagtagcagtagatatagtagcagcagatatagcagcagatatagtagcagcagatatagtagcatcagatatagtagcagcagatatagcagcagcagatatagtagcagcagatatagtagcatcagatatagtagcagtatatagtagcagcagatatagtagcagcagatatagtagcagtagatatagtagcagtagatatagtagcagcagatatagtagcagcagatatagtagcagcagatatagtagcagtagatatagtagcagtagatatagtagcagcagatatagtagcagtagatatagtatcagtagatatagtagcagcagatatagtagcagcagatatagtagcagtagatatagtagcagcagatatagtagcagcagatatagcagcagcagatatagtagcagcagatatagtagcagcagatatagtagcagatatagtagcatcagatatagtagcagcagatatagtagcagatatagtagcagcagatatagtagcagcagatatagtagcagcagatatagtagcagagatatagtagcagcagatatagtagcatcagatatagtagcagcagatatagcagcagcagatatagcagcagatatagcagatatagtatcatcagatatagtagcatcagatatagtatcagcagatatagtagcagtagatatagtagcagcagatatagtagatatatagtagcagatatagcagcagcagatatagtagcagcagatatagtagcagcagatatagtagcagtagatatagtagcagatatagtagcagtagatatagcagcagcagatatagtagcagatatagtagcagtagatatagtagcagatatagcagatatagtagcagtagatatagcagcagcagatatagtagcagcagatatagtagcagcagatatagcagcagatatagcagcagatatagtagcagcagatatagcagcagatatagtagcagtagatatagtagcagcataTAGTAGCAGCatatatagtagcagcagatatagtagcagcagatatagtagcagcagatatagtagcagcagatatagtagcagcagatatagtagcagcagatatagtagcagcagatatagtagcagcagatatagtagcagcagatatagtagcagtagatatagtagcagcagatatagtagcagagatatagtagcagcagatatagcagcagatatatagcagcagatatagtagcatcagatatagtagcttcagatatagtagcagcagatatagtagcagcagatatagtagcagcagatatagtagcagcagatatagtagcagcagatatatagtagcaccagatatagtagcagcagatatagtagcagcagatatagtagcagcagcagatatagtagcagcagatatagtagcatcagatatagcagcagcagatatagtagcagtagatatagtagcagtagatatagtagcagcagatatagtagcaccagatatagtagcagtagatatagtagcaccagatatagtagcagcagatatagcagcagatatagtagcagtagatatagtagcagcagatatagcagcagtagatatagtagcagcagatatagcagtgatatagtagcagcagatatagtagcagatatagtagcagcagatatagtagcagtagatatagtagcagcagatatagtagcagatatagtagcatcagatatagtagcatcagatatagtagcagtagatatagtagcagcagatatagtagcagtagatatagtagcatcagatatagtagcagcagatatagtagcagtagatatagtagcagtagatatagtagcatcagatatagtagcatcagatatagtagcagcagatatagtagcagtagatatagtagcagcagatatagtagcagcagatatagtagcatcagattgtagcatcagatatagtagcatcagatatagtagcagcagatatagtagcatcagatatagtagcagcagatatagcagcagatatagtagcagcagatatagtagcagtagatatagtagcagtagatatagtaacAGCAGATATAGGGTTTGgggcagatatagtagcagctatagtagcagtagatatagtagcagtagatatagtagcagcagatttggggcagatatagtagcagcagatacagCCCTGCTGTTTGATGGGCTATAGGTTGGGTCTCTTCCAGCGATAGTACAGCAGGCCAGCGATGGTCACTCCATAGGACAGGAAGTTAATAAACGACACATAGTTGATCAGGTTGTGAGTCTCTCCGATACACAGGATCACAATGGTGGCTCCGcactgtggaggaggaggagggaagcagAGGTCAATGAACATAGACATTATACACAAAGCTATATAACACAGCCCTGGGGTTTGGGGCTATAGGAACTAACACAGCCCTGGGGTTTGGGGCTATAGGAACTAGAACAGCCCTGGGGTTTGGGGCTATAGGAACTAACACAGCCATGCGGTTTGGGGCTATAGGAACTAGTACAGCCCTGGGGTTTGGGGCTATAGGAACTAGTACAGCCCTGCGGTTTGGGGCTATAGGAACTAGTACAGCCCTGGGGTTTGGGGCTATAGGAACTAGTACAACCCTGGGGTTTGGGGCTATAGGATCTAGTACAGCCCTGGGGTTTGGGGCTATAGGAACTAACACAGCCCTGGGGTTTGGGGCTATAGGAACTAGAACAGCCCTGGGGTTTGGGGCTATAGGAACTAACACAGCCCTGCGGTTTGGGGCTATAGGAACTAGTACAGCCCTGGGGTTTGGGGCTATATGAACTAACACAGCCCTGGGGTTTGGGGCTATAGGAACTAGTACAGCCCTGGGGTTTGGGGCTATAGGAACTAACACAGCCCTGGGGTTTGGGGCTATAGGAACTAGTACAGCCCTGGGTTTTGGGGCTATAGGAACTAACACAGCCCTGGGGTTTGGGGCTATAGGAACTAACACAGCCCTGGGGTTTGGGGCTATAGGAACTAACACAGCCCTGGGGTTTGGGGCTATAGGAACTAACACAGCCCTGGGGTTTGGGGCTATAGGAACTAGTACAGCCCTGGGGTTTGGGGCTATAGGAACTAGTACAGCCCTGGGGTTTGGGGCTATAGGAACTAACACAGCTCTGGGGTTTGGGGCTATAGGAACTAGTACAGCCCTGGGGTTTGGGGCTATAGGAACTAGCACAGCCCTGGGGTTTGGGGCTATAGGAACTAGCACAGCCCTGGGGTTTGGGGCTATAGGAACTAGTACAACCCTGGGGTTTGGGGCTATAGGAACTAACACAACTGTGGGCAAATGCAGGCACGAATGGGGCTATAGGAACTAGCACAGCCCTGGGGTTTGGGGCTATAGGAACTAGCACAGCCCTGGGGTTTGGGGCTATAGGAACTAGCACAGCCCTGGGGTTTGGGGCTATAGGAACTAACACAGCCCTGGGGTTTGGGGCTATAGGAACTGTGGGCAAATGCAGGCAAGAATGGGGCTAATTTACACAGACTAGCAGAGCAGGAATAGGGGTGTAGTAATTTACACAGACTAGCAGAGCGGGAATAGGGGCACAGTAATTTACACAGACTAGCAGAGCCGGAATAGGGGTGTAGTAATTTACACAGACTAGCAGAGCGGGAATAGGGGCACAGTAATTTACACAGACTAGCAGAGCCGGAATAGGGGCACAGTAATTTACACAGACTAGCAGAGCAGGAATAGGGGCGCAGTAACTTACACAGACTATCAGAGCGGGAATAGGGCCACAGTAACTTACACAGACTAGCAGAGCGGGAATAGGGGTGCAGTTTTTCAGGTGGATCATGGCCAACAGGTAAGGCAGGTGACCCTCTCTGGCTCCAGAGAAACACAACCTGGGGAGAAAAAGGACCACAGTGTTCGATGTGTATGCAGTTGGTTGGAGAGTGATGCCAGCAACACCGGGGTTGGAGAGTGATGCCAGCAACACCGGGGTTGGAGAGTGATGCCAGCAACACCAGGGTTGGAGAGTGATGCCAGCAACAACAGGGTTGGAGGGTGATGCCAGCAACACCGGGGTTGGAGAGTGATGCCAGCAACACCGGGGTTGGATGGGTTGATGTGATGCCAGCAACAACAGGGTTGTGAGAGTGATGccagcaacaccagggttgtgggtttcgAGAGTGATGCCAGGCAACACCGGGGTTGGAGAGTGATGCCAGCAACACCGGGGTTGacatgccagggttgtgggttggagagtgatgccagcaacaacagggttgtgggttggagagtgatgccagcaacaacagggttggagagtgatgccagcaacaacagggttggagagtgatGCAGCAACAACAGGGTTGTTGGAGAGTGATGCCAGCAACAACAGGGTTGTGGGAGTGATGCCAGCAACAACAGGGTTGTGGGTTGGAGTGTGATGCCAGCAACaacagggttggagagtgatgccagcaacaacagggttggagagtgatGCAGCAACaacagggttggagagtgatgccagcaacaacagggttggagagtgatgccagcaacaacagggttggagagtgatgccagcaacaacagggttggagagtgatgccagcaacaacagggttggagagtgatgccagcaacaacagggttggagagtgatGCAGCAACaacagggttggagagtgatgccagcaacaacagggttggagagtgatGCCAGCAACAACAGGGTTGTGGGTTGGAGAGTGATGCCAGCAACAACAGGGTTGTGGGTTGGAGAGTGATGCTAGCAACAACACTGGGGTTGTGGGTTGGAGAGTGATGCcggcaacaccagggttgtgggttggagagtgatgccaggcacaccagggttgtgggttggaGAGTGATGACAGCAACAACAGGGTTGTGGGTTGGAGAGTGATGccagcaacaccagggttgtgggttggagagtgatgccagcaacaccagggttgtgggttggagagtgatgccaggaacaccagggttgtgggttggagagtgatgccagcaacaccagggttgtgggttggagagtgatgccagcaacaacagggttagagagtgatgccagcaacaacagggttggagagtgatgccagcaacaccagggttggagagtgatgccagcaacaccagggttgtgggttggaGAGTGATGCCAGCAACAACAGGGTTGTGGGTTGGAGAGTGATGCCAGCAACACTGGGTTGTGGGTTGGAGAGTGATGCCAggaacaccagggttgtgggttgcgAGAGTGATGCCAGGCACACCAGGGTTGTGGTTTGGAGAGTGATGCCAGCAACaacagggttggagagtgatGCCAGCAACAACAGGGTTGTGGGTTGGAGAGTGATGCCAGCAACAACAGGGTTGTGGGTTGGAGAGTGATGTTAGCAACAACACTGGGGTTGTGGGTTGGAGAGTGATGCTAGCAACAACAGGGTTATGGGTTGGAGAGTGATGCCAGgcacaccagggttgtgggttggagagtgatgacggcaacaccagggttgtggggtTCGAGAGTGATGCCAGgcacaccagggttgtgggttggagagtgatgccagcaacaccagggttgtgggttggagagtgatgccagcaacaccagggttgtgggttggagagtgatgccagcaacaccagggttgtgggttggagagtgatgccagcaacaacagggttagagagtgatgccagcaacaacagggttggagagtgatgccagcaacaccagggttggagagtgatgccagcaacaccagggttgtgggttggaGAGTGATGCCAGCAACAACAGGGTTATGGGTTGGAGAGTGATGCTAGCAACAACACTGGGGTTGTGGGTTGGAGAGTGATGCCAGCAACAACAGGGTTAGAGAGTGATGCCAGCAACaacagggttggagagtgatGCCAGCAACACCAGGGTTATGGGTTGGAGAGTGATGCTAGCAACAACACTGGGGTTGTGGGTTGGAGAGTGATGCcggcaacaccagggttgtgggtttcgAGAGTGATGCCAGgcacaccagggttgtgggttggaGAGTGATGACAGCAACAACAGGGTTGTGGGTTGGAGAGTGATGccagcaacaccagggttgtgggttggagagtgatgccaggaacaccagggttgtgggttggagagtgatgccagcaacaccagggttgtgggttggagagtgatgccagcaacaacagggttggagagtgatGCCAGCAACACCAGGGTTATGGCAACAACAGTTGGAGAGTGATGccagcaacaccagggttgtgggttggaGAGTGATGCCAGCAACAACAGGGTTATGGGTTGGAGAGTGAGAACACTGTGATGCcggcaacaccagggttgtgggtttcgAGAGTGATGCCAGGCACACCAGGGTTGTGGTTTGGAGAGTGATGCCAGCAACaacagggttggagagtgatGCCAGCAACAACAGGGTTGTGGGTTGGAGAGTGATGCCAGCAACAACAGGGTTATGGGTTGGAGAGTGATGCTAGCAACAACACTGGGGTTGTGGGTTGGAGAGTGATGCcggcaacaccagggttgtgggtttcgAGAGTGATGCCAGgcacaccagggttgtgggttggaGAGTGATGACAGCAACAACAGGGTTGTGGGTTGGAGAGTGATGccagcaacaccagggttgtgggttggagagtgatgccagcaacaccagggttgtgggttggagagtgatgccaggaacaccagggttgtgggttggagagtgatgccagcaacaccagggttgtgggttggagagtgatgccagcaacaacagggttggagagtgatgccagcaacaccagggttgtgggttggagagtgatgccagcaacaccagggttgtgggttggagagtgatgccagcaacaacagggttatgggttggagagtgatgccagcaacaccagggttggagagtgatgccagcaacaccagggttgtggtttggagagtgatgccagcaacaacagggttggagagtgatGCCAGCAACAACAGGGTTGTGGGTTGGAGAGTGATGCCAGCAACAACAGGGTTGTGGGTTGGAGAGTGATGCTAGCAACAACACTGGGGTTGTGGGTTGGAGAGTGATGCcggcaacaccagggttgtgggttggagagtgatgccaggcacaccagggttgtgggttggaGAGTGA
Proteins encoded in this region:
- the LOC135567620 gene encoding asc-type amino acid transporter 1-like encodes the protein MPISVALSTFGGINGYLFTSSRLCFSGAREGHLPYLLAMIHLKNCTPIPALLVCCGATIVILCIGETHNLINYVSFINFLSYGVTIAGLLYYRWKRPNL